The DNA window ATTTTGGCAGATTGGTAAATCACCTGCAGCGGATAACTTTTGCTTTTCAGCAAATCGAATCCGAGGGACTTGCTTTGTCCAAAAGTGGGCTTAAACTTATGTACCTCATATGTTTTGTTGAGGTAGCCGAAAGCAAGGATATCATTGATCTTGTAGCTTTTTTCTACTGCTTTGCCTTTTTCGTTGGTGATCTCGTATTTGATATGCAGCGTAGTATTAAGGGAAACAATGGAGCCCATAAATTTCTCTTCAATATGTTTTCCTCTGATGGTATCACCCTCTGTCAGCAAAATCCAGCCGTCGGCTAGTTTCTGTCTGGACCACATCGTGGTTTTTACCGCACCGGTAGTGGAGTCCAGTGGATATTTACGCTGATTTAAGGTGGCATAATATCCGCTGAGGTTTTTCAACAGACCGCTACGTACTTCATAGTCTGTTCTTGCACCCAGGAATTTATAGGAGTTGGCATACAGGGAATCCAGGCTGGTCTTCAGGTTGGTGGTATCGCTGGTCAGATAATACAGATAAGCGAGCTGGGAATAAGCCGTGATTTTGATTGGCTTCATGTTGTAATCCTTAGGATATTCCTGTTGCAACAGCTGCTGATAAGTTTTTTCGTAAGGCTTTACCAGCTCGGAATAATCCTTTGTATTTTTTTTCTTCAGTTCATTGATGAGCGCTTCATTCAGTGAATCGATGGCTCCAAATTCAGGATATTTTTTCTTAGCCCTGTAGATAATAGGAAGAGAGATTTCTTCTTCATAAAAATCATCTACCAGTACTTTTTTTCTCTCTATGGCAACCTGTTTAATAATCTTCATCATCACACGGTACACGTCTCCTGATTTGGCATTCAGCACTTTGTTGAATGGTGTGGACACATTGTCGGCATCCGTGAGTGTGATCTGTGAAGGCAGCTTGATATCACGTTTTACATAAGGTTCGCCGCTTTTGTTGAAAACATATTCGATGACACTGCCGGTGACAGTATAAGTCATGCCGGTGTTAAAGCTGCCAAGGCCGGCAGCACCGGTATAAGCTGTCAGCGACAGATTGTCGAAAACAACGCCTACGCTCATATCCGGAGCATCTTTGCTGGTATTGAACTTCAGCTTATCAAGCTCGTCTGCGGTGGTGTTCTGAAAGAGTGTTCTGGCGGAATCCGGTTTGATGGCTCCATTGATCAGCTGACTGCAAAGTGCCGGATTGATGTCTGCCAGGAAGAAAATGTTGCGGTGGTTGCTGAAACGCTGGTCTGCAGCGGGTCTGAAAACGGGTGCCTTGTAGTTGACATAGGTGACATTCTGTGACAATCCTTGTTGTGTGACAAGTGCCAGGGCCCCTGCCGCCAGCATCATAAAGTGTTTTTTCATGGGATAAATAGTGCTTTTACGGAGTTAATATATTAATTAAAATCATATTGTATAGTTTTTTGTCAGGTGTCAACCGGCGGGCATAGTCTTTGTGCGCTCAGGGCATGCAAACAGATAAAGGGAAACCACTATCGCCGGAGAAGGCCGGCTTTATGCGTGTCCGCGGGGCACGTGAGCATAACCTCAAAAACATAGATCTGGATATCCCACGCGATGCGCTGGTAGTATTCACGGGCGTATCCGGCTCTGGTAAGTCATCACTGGCATTTGGAACACTCTATGCCGAAGCTCAGCGGCGTTATCTCGAATCAGTATCACCTTATGCAAGGCGGCTTTTTCATCAGATGTCGGTGCCGGAAGTGGATGAAATCAGTGGACTGCCACCGGCAGTAGCCCTGCAACAACAGCGTGGACTGCCAACCACCCGCTCATCTGTAGGCAGCGTAACTACTTTATCTAATCTGTTAAGGATGCTGTATTCCCGGGCCGGCGAATACCCGGAAGGGCAGCCCCACCTGGAAGCAGAAGCATTCTCCCCTAATACGCCATCAGGCGCCTGTCCGCAATGCCACGGCCTCGGAAGAGTATACGAAGTCACGGAACGTTCCCTGGTACCGGATGATACCCTTACCATCAGGGAAAGGGCCATCGCTGCATGGCCTACGGCATGGTATGGCCAGAACCTGCGCGACATCCTCATTACACTCGGTTATGATGTGGATAAGCCCTGGAAAGATCTTCCCAAAAAAGAACGGGACTGGATACTGTTTACTGAAGAACAGCCTGTAGTACCGGTATATCCTGGTTTCACCCATGAAGAGGTGAAGCGGGCTATCAAACAAAAAGTAGAACCCTCTTATATGGGCACCTTCTCCGGTGCACGCCGTTATGTATTGCACACCTTTGCCAATACAGAAAGTGCTTCCATGAAGAAGCGGGTATCACAATATATGGAAAGCACCGAATGCCCGGTGTGTAATGGAAAGCGCCTGCAACCGGCTTCTCTGTCGGTAACCTTCGCCGGTATGGATATCGGGGAGATAGCACGTTTGCCGCTCTCCAGGCTGGCCACATTAATGCGGCCTTATGCAGAAGGTAAGGCCGCTCAGTCCAAAAAGGAAAAGGCTCATCCGGAGCGGCAAATCGTAACACAGAGAATAGCAGCCGATCTGGTAGGAAGGCTGGAAGTATTGCTGGAACTGGGTTTGGGATACCTGCTCCTGGAACGCAGCACACCTACCTTGTCGCCGGGAGAGTTGCAACGTTTACGTTTAGCCACGCAGGTTAGGTCTAACCTCTTTGGGGTAGTGTATGTGCTCGACGAACCTTCTGCCGGCTTGCATCCTGCTGATACAGAGGCTTTGCTGTCGGCACTGGAAAAACTCAAAGCATCAGGTAACTCTTTGTTTGTGGTAGAACATGATCTGGATGTGATACGTTCTGCCGACTGGATCATAGATGTAGGGCCAGACGCCGGCGAACACGGTGGCCGTATCCTTTACAGCGGTCCCCCGGATGGACTGGCTGCTGTTGAGATATCCAAAACACGCCGTTTCCTTTTTGCAGAAAAAACAATCCTGCATCGTGAACCCCGCAAAGCCAGCGGCTGGCTGCAGCTGGAAGACGTTACCCGTAATAACCTCCATCAGCTGTCGGCTGCTTTCCCGCTGGGATGCATGACCACCGTAACCGGTATCTCCGGCTCCGGCAAATCGAGCCTGGTCAGCCAGGTACTGGTAGAACTGGTGGCAGCGCAGCTGGGCATGGACCTCAGCTCCGAACCGGAAGAAGGGGAGGCGCTGGAACAGGCCGCCCCAGTCACTTTGGGCGGACATATCACCGCCGGTATGGAACAGGTGAAACGATTGGTACAGGTAGATCAGCAGCCCATTGGCCGTACACCCCGCTCTAACCTGGCCACCTATACGGGATTGTTTGACCATGTCAGAAAACTATTTGCCGACACATCAACAGCCCGTGCCCGCAAATATGATGCTGGCCGTTTCTCCTTCAACGTAGCCAAAGGCCGTTGTGAAACCTGCCAGGGAGAAGGATTTGTGATGGTGGAACTATTATTTCTCCCCAGCGTATATGCGCCTTGTCCTACCTGTCATGGTGCGCGTTATAATGCACAGACACTGGAAATTACCTACCGGGATAAAAATATAGCCGAAGTGCTGGAACTCACTGTAGATGACGCCTGGACCTTTTTTGAAGACGAACCTAAAATACATCGTGCGCTGAGTGTACTACGGGAAGTAGGGCTGGGTTACCTCCGACTGGGACAGCCGGCCACACAACTGTCGGGTGGCGAAGCACAACGTATCAAACTGGCCACCGAGTTACAGCGCATGGGACGTGGTGATACCCTCTACGTGCTCGATGAGCCCACCACCGGCCTGCATCCTGCAGATATCGAAAAACTGGTGGTACAGCTGGAAGGGCTGGTGAATGCCGGTAATACCGTGATCGTAGTAGAACATGATATGCGTGTAGTAGCTGCCAGTGATTGGGTGATAGATATCGGTCCCGGTGCGGGAGAAGAAGGCGGTAAAGTAGTGGCTACCGGCACACCGACGGAAATGGCCAAAGCTAAAAACAGCCGTACAGCACCTTACCTGGCGCGATTTCTTCACACATAATTCCATTCAACTTTTACCATAAAATTTTGTAATTCGCAGTATATAAAACAGTACCCAACAATGAAAAAAACTTTTTGGTGGCTGCTGCCTGTGTTGATGGCGTTTCAGGTGTCGGCACAGCAACGGAAGCCCAATGTGATCTTTATCCTGTCCGACGATATGGGTTATGGTGATGCCAGCTGCTACGGTAGTCCGCTGATCCGTACGCCTGAGCTGGACCGCCTCGCCAGGGAAGGCTTTCGTAGCACCGGTTTTATGGTGTCTGCTCCTTCCTGCACACCCAGCAGGGCTTCCCTGCTCACTGGCCGTTACCCCGACAAGGTAAACATGCCATATGCCGTAGCTCCGGGCGATGCACATGCACTGTCCGACAGCATTTTCACCCTTGCCAGGATGTTTAAAGCCAATCATTACCAAACCATGATGATCGGTAAATGGCACCTGGGTGATAAAGCCAATAGCCGCCCGCTGTCGCATGGCTTTGATCATTTCTTTGGTATGCTGTACAGCCACGATTATCAGTCGCCTTTTGTGAATACAGACACTACGCTGGCTGTCTTTTATGATAATACCCGCGTTATCGAAAAACCAGACTACAGTAAACTGATGGGCTGGTATACTGATAGTGCCCTGGCCTATATCAAACGTGCTTCCCGCAGCCAGCAGCCCTTTTTCCTGTATCTGCCTTTCCCTATGCCACATGCGCCGCTGGCTGTGCCGTCAGAATGGAAAGGTAAATCACGGGGAGGGCTATACGGAGATGTGATAGAACAACAGGATGCCTGCATTGGTAAAATCATCGCCCTGCTGCGGCAGCTGAAGCTGGATCAACAGACCATCGTGATGTTTACCAGTGATAATGGCCCCTGGAATGATATGCCCGACAGAATGCTGCAACGTGATATCGTAAAACCCTGGGACCACGGATCTACAGGCCCTTTCAGAGGTGGCAAGGCCAATACTTATGAAGGTGGTCACCGTGAACCCTTCATCGCCTGGGCTCCCGGCCGTATTTCCGCCGGCACCGTGGCCGACCAGCCTTTTATCATCAACGATATATTACCTACACTGGCTGCAGCTACCAGCTACACACAGCCACTGCCGGCCAATGTAGAAGGAGTGAACGTGTGGCAGCATATAACAGGCCGTCAGGCTCAGCTGCCGGAAAGGCCGCTCTTTTACCTGAGTGCTATCGGTAAACTGGAAGCAGTACGCAAAGGCGACTGGAAACTGCGCATCGCCACTACTGAAAAAGGAAAAACGCCCGTGATGGAATTATATAATCTCCGCATGGATATCAGCGAAAAACATAATGTGGCCGCCAAATATGCGGAGATAGCCGCTTCGCTGAAACAGCTGATGGACAACTACTGATCACTGTTCGCCGTAGGTCTGTATCAGCCGCTCAAAAGATGCTCTGTCGAGGTATAGGTCAAAGCTGTCCGGATGGATGATACTTTTTTCCCGCAACTGCTTCAGCGTACGGTTAAAGCTACGTACAGATACTCCCAGGTAATCGGCCAGGTCTTTTTTGGAAAAAGCGGTCTGTTGCCTGGCGAGTACCGACAATAATTTAAGCATGGTATATTCAGCAGGGTACACCTGTTGATACGAAGCCCGTGCCGAAGTCTGCGCCAGCCTGTTCGCCAGCGATTCCATCAGCAATCGGTTCAACACCATGTTATGGCTGATGAGGTAGGTAAAATAATCGGTCGTAATGCACCAGGCCGTTACCGGCGTAAGCGCGGTAACAGTCGTCAGATTGCTGGATTGCTGGATCAGCTCCAGTTCTCCCAGCAGTTCCCCTTCTCCCAGAAACTGAATAATAAAATCCTTTCCGTTATCTTCCGTAATATAACATTTGGAAAGCCCCGTCTTTTGTACCAATACGTATTTGTTGCGCTGTCCTTGCGTTAACAGCCGGGTACCGGCAGGATAAGACTGTAGAAAGACCCTGTCTTTTTTTTCGGCTTCCGTAAGAGTATCTTCAATAAAGGATAATATAGCGCGATTGGTATGTATCATAGTGTGTTGGGACAAATGTCCCGTTTTTTCGCAGTTGAAGCTATTAATTTTACGGAAATTTAGAAACTTAATTACGATCACAATGACCGGTATACAAATCATTGCATTTGACGCAGATGATACATTATGGGTGAATGAGCCTTATTTCAGGGAGGTAGAACAGAAATTCTGCGGCCTCCTGGAAGACTATCTGCCCCACCATACTGTTGCCCAGGAATTGTTTAAAACAGAGATGGCCAACCTTTCCCTGTATGGTTACGGGGTGAAAGGATTTATGCTGGCCATGATTGAAACCATTCTGCGGGTAACCAACAACACCGCCAATCCGGTGCTGATAGAGAAAGTACTCGAATATGGAAAGGAACAGCTCAATAAAGACATCGAACTGCTGGACGGTGTGAAAGAGGTGCTGGAAGCCCTGAAAGGCAAATACCGCCTGGTAGTGGCCACCAAAGGAGATCTGCTCGACCAGGAAAGGAAACTCAATAAATCCGGCCTCGCACATTATTTCCATCACATAGAAATCATGAGCGATAAACAGGAGAAAGATTATCGTAAACTGCTTCGTCATCTGGACTGTCCGCCGGAAGCCTTTCTGATGATCGGCAATTCCATCAAATCAGATGTAATGCCGGTACTGGCTATCGGTGGCCATGCCATCCATATTCCGTATCATACCGTATGGGCCCATGAAGTGGTGAATGAAGAAGTGAAAGAGGAAAAATTCTATTCTTTTCAAACTATTTCGGACATTCTGCCGAAGCTATTGTCATGAAACAATTATTAGATATTAATACCTGGAAACGGAAAGATCATTTTCATTTTTTTAACCAGTTCGAGGAGCCGTTTTTCGGGGTATGTGTTAATGTAGACTGCACCAAAGCCTACGCTACTGCCAGGGAAAAAGGATATTCCTTTTTCCTGTATTACCTGCATAAAGCCATGGTGGCCATGAATGCGATAGAGCCTTTTCGTTACCGCATCGTCGGCGAACAGGTATGGATATACGATAAAATAGATCCTTCTCCTACGATTAACAGGCCCGATGGTACTTTTGGATTTGCTTATTTTGAATACCATGCGGATTTTGAAACATTTGAAGCCATAGCCCGTATTATAACAGAGCAGGTGCAAAACAGTACTGGCCTGGTACCTGCGGTGTCCGGCGAAAATGTGGTGCATTGTTCTTCGCTTCCCTGGATCAATTTTACCTCGCTCTCTCATGCACGTAGTTTTTCCTTTAAAGACAGTTGTCCTAAGGTCTCCTTCGGAAAAATGACTACCGCAGATGGTATCAGCACCATGCCGGTATCGCTGCATGTACATCATGCACTGATGGATGGTTACCATGCAGGACAGTTTTTTGAATATTTCCAGCAACAGCTGGATAGCTGATTATCCGGAGCCGGGAAGTTATTCTTCCGGCTCCAGATAGTTGCTTACTTCTATCAGGTTTTGGTCCGGGTCACGGAAATAGATGGATACAATAGGTCCGTTGGCACCGGTGCGTTTCACTTCAGATTCCAGCAGGGTGATGTTTTTGCGAAGCAGTTCTTCTTTGACTTCGCGTATAGGCGTTTCCGTTATAAAACACAGATCTGCGGAACCAGGCAGCGGATGTGCCGCTTTGGGTTCAAATTCTTTCCCTTTCTGATGAAGATTGATTTTCTGCTGTCCGAACTTTAATGCCTTTCTTCCATCTCCAAAAGTCTGTATCTCCATGCCCAGCACGTCGTAGTAAAACAAACAAGTGATATCGATATTGGCTACGGTGAGCACGAGGTGGTCCAGTCTGTTTATTTTCATAAGCGATGATTGTAAAGATTACTGCCAGCCGCCACCCAGGGCGCGGTAGAGGTTTACGATGGCCTGCAGCTGTTGCAGCCGGTCGTTAACCTGTCCCAGTTGTGCGGTCAGCAGGCTTTGTTGCGCGTTTAGTACTTCCGTATAATTGGCGGAGCTGTATCTTACCAGCTGCTGTGTGTAAGATACTGACTTCTCCAGATTATCCAGCTGGTTATCGCGGTCGCCTGTTTTGTCAACGGCCGTTTGATAGGAGAACAGGGCATCCGATACTTCCTGGCCTGCCGTGAGCAGAATGCTCTGGAAACTGTACAACGCCTGTTGTTGTTGTGCCTGTGCACTTTTCAGCCGGGCACGATTGATGCCCTGGTTGTAGATAGGCTGTGCCAAACCCGCTACGATATTACCCACCAGGGATCCTGGTTTAAATAGCTGTCCTAACGAAGCCCCTGCCAGTCCGCCGGAGGCAGTGATGGTGAGGGTGGGATAGAAGTAGGTCCGTGCCACATTAGTGAGTTCAAAAAAATACCGGAAGTTATATTCAGCTGCCTGTACATCTGGCCGGTTGGCCAGCAGCTGGGAAGGTACACCTGTTTTCAGCAAAGTAATAGGATGCTGGTCTGCCAGTTTGTTCCGGGGGATCGTATCGGGTGCCTGTCCCAGCAGGATGCTGAGTGCATTTTCTGTCTCCCTGATACGCAGACGCAGATCGTGTGTGGCCACGGCTGCTGCGTACTGGCTGGCGGCACTTTGTACAACCGCGGCACCTGTAACAATATTGGAAGCTTTCAGTGCTTTCATCACATTAACGGTGGCTTTCCAGCTTTCTACGGTTTGTTGGGTAATGACCAGCTGCTGGTCCAGCGCCAGCAGCTGATAGTAAAAATTGGCGATATTGGCTACCAGATTGGTTTGTACGGCTCTTGCTGCTGCCTGTCCCTGTAAGAGGTTGGCGAGGTTGGCCCGTTGACTGCTCCGTAGCTGGCCCCAGATATCCGCTTCCCACGAGGTGTTAAGCCCCAGTTGATAAGGGTGACTGTTACTGCTACTGCCGCTGGTGGTTTTGTTACCGCTGACAGACGCGCTGGCGCCGAGCGTGGGAAAATACGCCTGCCGGCTTTGTTCATAAGTAGCTTCGGCCTGTGTGATCCTGGCATAAGCTGTTTTCAGGTCCAGGTTTTGTTGAATACCGGTGCTGATAAGCTTTTGAAGCAGGGTGTCAGTGAATATTTCCCGCCAGTGTAGTGTGGCCAGTGTAGCCGTGTCCGTTAGCTGCTGGTTGCGGAATAAACCATTGGTATTGGCATCGGGTACTTTATAAGGATGTGTGACTGAGCAGGCCGTGATCAGCATCAGGGCCATCAGTAAACACATATAGAAATTCAATTTGTGATTCATGCTGTAAGCATTTAATTCTGTTGTTGAAAATCAGCGGTATTACTCGTCATCATCATCATCATCTGCTTTAGGTGGCCCGCTGACTTTTTCCTGTAATGTTTGAAAAAGGATAAAGAGAATAGGAGTGATGAACACGCCGAATATTGTACCGATCAACA is part of the Chitinophaga flava genome and encodes:
- the uvrA gene encoding excinuclease ABC subunit UvrA yields the protein MQTDKGKPLSPEKAGFMRVRGAREHNLKNIDLDIPRDALVVFTGVSGSGKSSLAFGTLYAEAQRRYLESVSPYARRLFHQMSVPEVDEISGLPPAVALQQQRGLPTTRSSVGSVTTLSNLLRMLYSRAGEYPEGQPHLEAEAFSPNTPSGACPQCHGLGRVYEVTERSLVPDDTLTIRERAIAAWPTAWYGQNLRDILITLGYDVDKPWKDLPKKERDWILFTEEQPVVPVYPGFTHEEVKRAIKQKVEPSYMGTFSGARRYVLHTFANTESASMKKRVSQYMESTECPVCNGKRLQPASLSVTFAGMDIGEIARLPLSRLATLMRPYAEGKAAQSKKEKAHPERQIVTQRIAADLVGRLEVLLELGLGYLLLERSTPTLSPGELQRLRLATQVRSNLFGVVYVLDEPSAGLHPADTEALLSALEKLKASGNSLFVVEHDLDVIRSADWIIDVGPDAGEHGGRILYSGPPDGLAAVEISKTRRFLFAEKTILHREPRKASGWLQLEDVTRNNLHQLSAAFPLGCMTTVTGISGSGKSSLVSQVLVELVAAQLGMDLSSEPEEGEALEQAAPVTLGGHITAGMEQVKRLVQVDQQPIGRTPRSNLATYTGLFDHVRKLFADTSTARARKYDAGRFSFNVAKGRCETCQGEGFVMVELLFLPSVYAPCPTCHGARYNAQTLEITYRDKNIAEVLELTVDDAWTFFEDEPKIHRALSVLREVGLGYLRLGQPATQLSGGEAQRIKLATELQRMGRGDTLYVLDEPTTGLHPADIEKLVVQLEGLVNAGNTVIVVEHDMRVVAASDWVIDIGPGAGEEGGKVVATGTPTEMAKAKNSRTAPYLARFLHT
- a CDS encoding sulfatase-like hydrolase/transferase; the encoded protein is MKKTFWWLLPVLMAFQVSAQQRKPNVIFILSDDMGYGDASCYGSPLIRTPELDRLAREGFRSTGFMVSAPSCTPSRASLLTGRYPDKVNMPYAVAPGDAHALSDSIFTLARMFKANHYQTMMIGKWHLGDKANSRPLSHGFDHFFGMLYSHDYQSPFVNTDTTLAVFYDNTRVIEKPDYSKLMGWYTDSALAYIKRASRSQQPFFLYLPFPMPHAPLAVPSEWKGKSRGGLYGDVIEQQDACIGKIIALLRQLKLDQQTIVMFTSDNGPWNDMPDRMLQRDIVKPWDHGSTGPFRGGKANTYEGGHREPFIAWAPGRISAGTVADQPFIINDILPTLAAATSYTQPLPANVEGVNVWQHITGRQAQLPERPLFYLSAIGKLEAVRKGDWKLRIATTEKGKTPVMELYNLRMDISEKHNVAAKYAEIAASLKQLMDNY
- a CDS encoding Crp/Fnr family transcriptional regulator, whose translation is MSQHTMIHTNRAILSFIEDTLTEAEKKDRVFLQSYPAGTRLLTQGQRNKYVLVQKTGLSKCYITEDNGKDFIIQFLGEGELLGELELIQQSSNLTTVTALTPVTAWCITTDYFTYLISHNMVLNRLLMESLANRLAQTSARASYQQVYPAEYTMLKLLSVLARQQTAFSKKDLADYLGVSVRSFNRTLKQLREKSIIHPDSFDLYLDRASFERLIQTYGEQ
- a CDS encoding HAD family hydrolase, giving the protein MTGIQIIAFDADDTLWVNEPYFREVEQKFCGLLEDYLPHHTVAQELFKTEMANLSLYGYGVKGFMLAMIETILRVTNNTANPVLIEKVLEYGKEQLNKDIELLDGVKEVLEALKGKYRLVVATKGDLLDQERKLNKSGLAHYFHHIEIMSDKQEKDYRKLLRHLDCPPEAFLMIGNSIKSDVMPVLAIGGHAIHIPYHTVWAHEVVNEEVKEEKFYSFQTISDILPKLLS
- a CDS encoding chloramphenicol acetyltransferase, which encodes MKQLLDINTWKRKDHFHFFNQFEEPFFGVCVNVDCTKAYATAREKGYSFFLYYLHKAMVAMNAIEPFRYRIVGEQVWIYDKIDPSPTINRPDGTFGFAYFEYHADFETFEAIARIITEQVQNSTGLVPAVSGENVVHCSSLPWINFTSLSHARSFSFKDSCPKVSFGKMTTADGISTMPVSLHVHHALMDGYHAGQFFEYFQQQLDS
- a CDS encoding VOC family protein, giving the protein MKINRLDHLVLTVANIDITCLFYYDVLGMEIQTFGDGRKALKFGQQKINLHQKGKEFEPKAAHPLPGSADLCFITETPIREVKEELLRKNITLLESEVKRTGANGPIVSIYFRDPDQNLIEVSNYLEPEE
- a CDS encoding efflux transporter outer membrane subunit — its product is MNHKLNFYMCLLMALMLITACSVTHPYKVPDANTNGLFRNQQLTDTATLATLHWREIFTDTLLQKLISTGIQQNLDLKTAYARITQAEATYEQSRQAYFPTLGASASVSGNKTTSGSSSNSHPYQLGLNTSWEADIWGQLRSSQRANLANLLQGQAAARAVQTNLVANIANFYYQLLALDQQLVITQQTVESWKATVNVMKALKASNIVTGAAVVQSAASQYAAAVATHDLRLRIRETENALSILLGQAPDTIPRNKLADQHPITLLKTGVPSQLLANRPDVQAAEYNFRYFFELTNVARTYFYPTLTITASGGLAGASLGQLFKPGSLVGNIVAGLAQPIYNQGINRARLKSAQAQQQQALYSFQSILLTAGQEVSDALFSYQTAVDKTGDRDNQLDNLEKSVSYTQQLVRYSSANYTEVLNAQQSLLTAQLGQVNDRLQQLQAIVNLYRALGGGWQ